In Lathamus discolor isolate bLatDis1 chromosome 1, bLatDis1.hap1, whole genome shotgun sequence, the following are encoded in one genomic region:
- the WASHC1 gene encoding WASH complex subunit 1 isoform X3, translating to MRISQRVEASRAQLQAIGERVTLAQAKIEKIKGSKKAIKVFSSAKYPAPERLQEYSSIFAGAEDPAKQKWPRHKIQSKHRMLDEKALQEKLKYFPVCVSTKIHQEDDAEEGLGSLPRNISSLSSLLLFNTTENLYKKYVFLDPLAGAVTKTHVALETETEEKLFDAPLSITKRGQLDRQVAENYFYVPDLGQVPEIDVPSYLPDLPGIAADLMYSADLGPGIAPSAPSSAIPELPTFNTESVERLQPDLQEAELMPPPPPPPPPPPPPVMPTTVPPPPPLPQPTAPSEPARTASEESSSAVPAASVQGAPKEVVNPSTGRASLLESIRQAGGIGKANLRSVKERKLEKKKQKEQEQVRATGQGGDLMSDLFNKLVLRRKGISGKGPGTSGNPDAPGSPAGAFARMSDSIPPLPPPQQPGGEEDEDDWES from the exons ATGAG GATCTCCCAGCGGGTGGAGGCCAGCCGGGCACAGCTTCAGGCGATCGGGGAGAGGGTCACACTCGCCCAAGCGAAGATTGAAAAGATAAAGGGCAGCAAGAAGGCTATTAAG GTGTTTTCCAGTGCCAAGTATCCAGCTCCTGAACGGCTGCAGGAATACAGTTCAATTTTTGCTGGTGCAGAAGACCCAGCTAAACAGAAATGGCCAAGACACAAGATTCAGAGCAAACACCGAATGCTGGATGAGAAAGCTCTTCAG GAGAAGCTCAAGTACTTCCCTGTGTGTGTGAGCACAAAAATTCACCAGGAGGACGATGCAGAAGAAGGCCTTGGCAGCCTCCCCAGGAACATCAGCTccctcagctccctgctgctgtttaaCACCACCGAGAACCT GTACAAGAAGTATGTTTTCCTGGATCCTCTGGCTGGAGCAGTGACCAAGACCCATGTGGCTCTGGAAACAGAGACGGAAGAGAAGCTCTTTGATGCTCCTCTCTCCATCACCAAAAGGGGACAGCTGGACCGACAG gTAGCTGAAAATTACTTCTACGTGCCAGACCTGGGGCAGGTCCCTGAGATTGATGTGCCATCCTACCTGCCAGACCTGCCTGGCATTGCTGCAGATCTCATGTACAGTGCTGATCTGGGCCCTGGCATCGCACCATCTGCCCCCAGCAGTGCTATTCCAGAGCTCCCTACTTTCAACACCGAGTCAGTGGAACGTTTGCAACCAG ACCTTCAAGAAGCTGAGCTAATGCCgcctcctccaccaccaccacctcctccgCCACCTCCTGTTATGCCAACTACTGTGCCTCCTCCgccacccctgccccagcccacaGCCCCCTCTGAGCCAGCCCGGACAGCGAGCgaggagagcagcagtgctgtgcccGCAG CTTCAGTTCAGGGAGCCCCAAAGGAGGTGGTGAACCCCTCTACTGGGCGTGCCAGTCTCCTGGAGTCCATCCGCCAGGCCGGTGGCATTGGGAAGGCCAACCTCCGCAGTGTCAAGGagaggaagctggaaaagaagaagcagaaggaacAAGAGCAAG tgaGAGCTACGGGACAAGGTGGAGATTTGATGTCAGACCTCTTCAACAAGCTGGTGCTGAGGCGCAAAG GTATTTCAGGGAAAGGGCCGGGAACCTCTGGCAATCCTGATGCTCCTGGAAGTCCTGCTGGTGCCTTTGCTCGTATGTCGGACTCAATACCCCCCCTCCCACCGCCACAGCAGCCCGGGGgtgaggaggatgaggatgacTGGGAGTCATAG